One genomic segment of Natrinema sp. HArc-T2 includes these proteins:
- a CDS encoding helix-turn-helix domain-containing protein — translation MSLYEASFRVKHECPYREISEHYPDLTIREWYLNDCQVIEITSPELPADELLEEIDQIGTLLHKSIDDSGLHVVTQSCLCSLEDSIIDRFEQYNCLYQPPTVHRQGWEHYTVIAFDENDVRALLQDLEGDRDIEVLSKTAITEQQIPHSMLAPVDQLFEDITERQLAALRLALESGYYEQPRKTSLRELAEQTAVARSTYEEHLRKAENKLLTNAGQFLRLVTATSTADPLEVDRTRQAEQAAD, via the coding sequence ATGAGTCTGTACGAGGCTTCGTTCCGGGTCAAACACGAGTGTCCGTATCGTGAAATTTCGGAACACTATCCGGATCTCACAATCCGCGAGTGGTACCTGAACGACTGCCAAGTGATCGAAATTACCTCTCCAGAATTGCCAGCCGATGAACTCCTCGAAGAGATCGATCAAATAGGAACACTTCTCCACAAGTCAATTGACGACTCTGGTCTCCACGTCGTTACACAGTCTTGTCTCTGTTCGTTAGAGGATTCGATCATCGATCGGTTCGAACAGTACAATTGTCTGTACCAGCCGCCGACAGTCCATCGACAAGGCTGGGAGCACTACACTGTAATTGCATTCGATGAGAACGACGTCCGCGCACTGCTACAGGATTTAGAGGGCGATCGTGATATCGAGGTGCTTTCGAAAACGGCGATCACGGAACAGCAGATTCCCCACAGTATGCTCGCCCCGGTCGATCAACTGTTCGAAGACATCACTGAGCGGCAGCTAGCAGCACTTCGACTGGCACTGGAAAGCGGCTACTACGAACAACCCCGGAAGACATCACTTCGTGAACTGGCCGAACAGACTGCCGTCGCACGCTCGACGTACGAAGAACACCTTCGGAAGGCCGAGAACAAACTCCTCACGAACGCAGGACAGTTCCTGCGACTGGTCACCGCGACCTCGACGGCAGACCCATTAGAGGTAGATCGGACCCGGCAGGCTGAACAGGCAGCTGACTGA
- a CDS encoding class I SAM-dependent methyltransferase yields MSDVESFVRFCESEFGSATMDREAAYVNQHVAANDRILDVGCGIGSLEERFLDHEIIGVDRSESMIRAARDRVSAPFILGDATALPIETASVDTVVFVSTLEFIPNIDAVLAEATRVLTSDGTLVALVLNTRSEYIQSNLQREGSYFQRMVHRDSEVLTATILEYVDGDQEFFLGISDETVFESTDPATAAISAVVGTPIE; encoded by the coding sequence ATGAGTGATGTAGAGAGTTTCGTTCGGTTCTGTGAGAGCGAGTTCGGGAGTGCGACTATGGACCGAGAGGCCGCGTACGTGAACCAGCACGTCGCTGCTAACGACCGAATTCTCGATGTCGGATGTGGCATCGGATCGCTCGAAGAACGGTTTTTGGATCACGAGATCATTGGAGTGGATCGTTCGGAATCAATGATTCGCGCAGCACGGGACCGAGTTTCTGCACCGTTCATTCTTGGCGATGCGACCGCGCTCCCCATCGAAACTGCATCCGTTGATACTGTCGTCTTCGTCTCAACACTCGAATTCATTCCCAATATCGATGCAGTACTAGCAGAAGCGACTCGCGTCCTCACTTCCGATGGGACCCTCGTTGCACTCGTACTGAATACGCGCTCAGAGTATATCCAGTCAAATCTTCAGCGAGAGGGGTCCTACTTTCAGCGGATGGTCCACCGAGATTCTGAGGTGTTGACGGCGACGATACTGGAATACGTCGATGGCGACCAGGAGTTCTTTTTGGGTATCTCCGACGAGACAGTCTTCGAAAGTACTGATCCGGCGACTGCCGCAATCTCAGCGGTAGTCGGAACTCCGATTGAATAA
- a CDS encoding sodium:proline symporter, whose amino-acid sequence MVSTTVAIGLTVAVLVGFTAAGLWYSRRTVGTVEDLITARNSTGTGRMTATLVASVMGVWILLAAPEAGASFGIAAVVGYAIGEALPMLAYSRVGPRIREVIPNGHSLTEYAHARYGTAMYAFVLLVSGLYMFVFLAAELTGIAGALSLVAGVPQWQTAVLVGGFVLLYTSYGGLRASIFTDSIQALLVLPLLVVAFAGAIVSLGGAGEIHAGITSTNPSLLDPGFVPGLQFGLALAFAILGAELINQMWWQRIYAAEDGQTVERGFRNAIIANGLIVFLAGLFGLVAAGSADIVTDVTSSAYNADIAFFILLQTAFPEWIVLAVVLLALLLVMSSVDTLFNALSSIVTADLPRLLSDPDDRALKLGARLLTVVVAVSAIYVSLRARSVLRLFFLADLLGAAVAFPLLYGLYSERLTGAGALASSVLGLAVGLAYFPDFAGRLRSIPVLGGLLPAADPLYLTAFGGAFLVSTAATLVAARLFAGEYDHGELTTEIQRLDEPTTDGGEVRD is encoded by the coding sequence GTGGTGAGCACGACCGTCGCGATCGGCCTGACCGTCGCAGTACTTGTCGGGTTCACCGCCGCCGGTCTCTGGTACTCGCGACGGACGGTCGGAACCGTCGAAGACCTGATCACGGCTCGAAATTCGACCGGAACCGGACGGATGACGGCGACGCTCGTCGCCTCCGTGATGGGCGTCTGGATTCTGCTGGCGGCTCCGGAGGCTGGCGCGAGTTTCGGAATCGCCGCCGTCGTCGGCTACGCGATCGGCGAGGCGCTCCCGATGCTCGCCTACTCGAGAGTTGGGCCACGAATTCGGGAGGTGATCCCGAACGGTCACTCACTGACCGAGTACGCCCACGCCCGCTACGGCACGGCGATGTACGCGTTCGTCCTGCTCGTGAGTGGGCTGTACATGTTCGTCTTCCTGGCCGCCGAGCTAACCGGGATCGCCGGCGCGCTCTCGCTCGTGGCCGGCGTCCCGCAGTGGCAGACCGCCGTCCTCGTCGGCGGGTTCGTCCTGTTGTATACGAGCTACGGTGGGCTCCGGGCGTCGATCTTCACTGACTCGATTCAGGCGTTGCTCGTCCTCCCACTACTGGTCGTTGCCTTCGCGGGTGCGATCGTCTCACTCGGCGGTGCCGGCGAGATCCATGCCGGAATCACGTCTACGAATCCATCACTGCTTGATCCTGGCTTCGTCCCAGGCCTCCAGTTCGGGCTCGCGCTGGCCTTTGCGATTCTCGGCGCCGAGTTGATCAACCAAATGTGGTGGCAGCGAATCTACGCCGCCGAGGACGGACAGACGGTCGAACGCGGCTTTCGTAACGCCATCATCGCGAACGGCCTCATCGTCTTCCTCGCGGGTCTCTTTGGCCTCGTCGCCGCCGGCAGCGCCGATATCGTGACCGACGTGACGAGTTCGGCATACAACGCCGATATCGCCTTCTTCATCCTCTTGCAGACCGCCTTCCCCGAATGGATCGTTCTTGCGGTCGTCCTCCTCGCGCTCTTGCTAGTGATGAGTTCCGTCGATACGCTGTTCAACGCGCTCTCGAGCATCGTCACTGCGGATCTTCCCCGGCTGCTGTCCGACCCGGACGACCGGGCGCTCAAACTCGGCGCACGACTGCTGACCGTTGTCGTCGCTGTGAGTGCGATCTACGTCAGCCTGCGGGCCCGGAGCGTCCTCCGACTCTTTTTCCTCGCCGATCTGCTCGGTGCGGCGGTCGCGTTCCCGCTTCTATATGGCCTTTACTCGGAGCGGCTCACCGGTGCAGGCGCACTCGCCAGTAGCGTGCTCGGGCTCGCGGTCGGGCTCGCGTACTTCCCCGATTTCGCTGGCCGCTTGCGCTCGATTCCGGTCCTCGGTGGTCTCCTTCCAGCCGCGGACCCGCTCTATCTGACCGCCTTCGGTGGGGCTTTCCTCGTCTCGACTGCCGCGACGCTGGTTGCGGCGCGACTTTTCGCCGGCGAGTACGACCACGGCGAGCTCACGACCGAAATCCAGCGACTCGACGAGCCGACGACCGACGGCGGGGAGGTGCGTGACTGA
- a CDS encoding DsrE family protein, translating into MNIGIILETNDPERVWNAFRLANTALEADHMVEVFLLGDGVEAPDLEHEKFNPHGVMRKYTQNGGDLFACGTCLDSRDLEADDLRPRATMDDYLRIVEDAEKVLTIG; encoded by the coding sequence ATGAACATTGGAATCATCTTGGAGACGAACGACCCTGAGCGCGTCTGGAACGCGTTTCGTCTTGCAAATACAGCGCTCGAGGCGGACCATATGGTTGAGGTCTTTCTTCTCGGTGATGGCGTCGAGGCACCGGACCTCGAGCATGAGAAATTCAATCCACATGGCGTGATGCGAAAATACACTCAGAATGGAGGTGATCTCTTCGCGTGTGGGACGTGTCTTGATTCCCGCGACCTCGAGGCAGACGACCTCAGACCACGGGCCACGATGGACGACTACCTACGTATCGTCGAAGACGCCGAAAAAGTACTCACAATTGGGTAA
- a CDS encoding TenA family protein, giving the protein MSSRDSVADTFDEYAATVESESGDSTDGDEPRFTEWCRARSEPNWTAATEHRFTEELHAGTLDDAAFRRYLVQDYAFLETLVGTFGHALGDAPSMAAKSQLADFLGTLTDDEDDYFERSFDALEVPAAERTDPTLMPVTRALQDLLGRAAREGGYAETLAALVPAEWIYRSWAGKGTELPEREYLAEWVTLHDNPAFDAFVSWLRMELDREGAAASNRRQQRLARLFDRTVELEVAFFDAAFETPADKPEDAAPDGDGRW; this is encoded by the coding sequence ATGAGCAGCCGTGATTCCGTCGCCGACACGTTCGACGAGTACGCTGCGACCGTCGAATCCGAGTCCGGCGATAGCACAGACGGCGACGAACCGCGGTTTACAGAGTGGTGTCGAGCGCGGTCTGAACCTAACTGGACCGCCGCGACCGAACATCGGTTCACCGAAGAACTACACGCCGGGACGCTCGACGACGCGGCGTTTCGCCGGTATCTCGTCCAGGACTACGCCTTCCTCGAGACGTTGGTCGGGACCTTCGGCCACGCGCTCGGCGATGCACCCTCGATGGCTGCCAAGTCCCAGCTCGCGGACTTCCTCGGGACGCTCACCGACGACGAAGACGACTACTTCGAGCGCTCGTTCGACGCACTCGAGGTGCCCGCTGCCGAGCGAACTGATCCCACGCTGATGCCGGTGACGCGGGCGTTACAGGACCTGCTTGGGCGTGCCGCGCGGGAAGGCGGCTATGCAGAAACGCTTGCAGCCCTCGTCCCGGCTGAGTGGATCTATCGGTCGTGGGCCGGCAAGGGAACGGAACTGCCAGAGCGGGAGTATCTCGCCGAGTGGGTCACCCTCCATGACAATCCTGCATTCGATGCGTTCGTCTCCTGGCTCCGGATGGAACTGGACCGGGAAGGGGCTGCCGCATCGAACCGGCGACAACAGCGGCTGGCACGGCTCTTTGACCGAACAGTCGAGTTGGAAGTTGCCTTCTTCGATGCTGCGTTCGAAACGCCAGCGGATAAGCCGGAAGATGCCGCTCCGGACGGTGATGGTCGGTGGTGA
- a CDS encoding nucleoside phosphorylase yields the protein MTDSFDSDSSPLFEAKKFDEPSVFTPGALLENARRQKNLPERSVPDICILDPDGDIVRYLTTTGEACEDETWPGYHTNLYRFERNGEEFGIVGCAVGASFAVLLAEQLFAAGCQFLVSVTSSGQIVPKDEPPYFVLIERALRDEGTSHHYRSPSHYATLDNELGASVEEACETVSRPVYTGTTWTTDAPFRETEAAIECARSDGILAVEMEAAALYTFAEVRECPVVCFAHVTNQMGQTEEDFEKGEANGSQDALEVIDAAAIAWKSLN from the coding sequence ATGACTGACTCGTTCGACTCGGACTCATCTCCGCTTTTTGAGGCGAAAAAATTCGATGAACCGTCTGTTTTCACGCCGGGCGCTCTGTTAGAGAACGCTCGACGGCAAAAGAACCTCCCAGAACGCTCGGTTCCAGATATCTGTATCCTTGATCCGGATGGAGATATCGTACGCTACCTAACGACCACTGGAGAGGCATGTGAAGATGAAACATGGCCCGGCTATCACACCAACCTCTATCGGTTCGAACGAAACGGTGAGGAGTTCGGTATCGTGGGATGTGCTGTGGGGGCATCGTTTGCTGTCCTACTTGCAGAGCAACTGTTTGCTGCCGGCTGCCAATTTCTCGTTAGTGTCACCTCCTCAGGGCAGATTGTACCGAAAGATGAACCACCTTATTTTGTTCTTATTGAACGTGCACTCCGCGACGAAGGAACGAGTCATCATTATCGCTCGCCGAGTCACTATGCAACTCTCGATAACGAACTCGGTGCTTCGGTCGAAGAAGCGTGCGAAACAGTGTCTCGTCCTGTCTACACGGGGACGACGTGGACGACTGATGCCCCGTTTCGGGAAACGGAGGCAGCAATTGAATGTGCCCGATCAGACGGGATCCTTGCAGTTGAGATGGAGGCCGCTGCGCTGTACACGTTCGCAGAAGTTCGAGAATGCCCAGTCGTTTGTTTTGCACACGTAACCAACCAAATGGGGCAGACTGAGGAGGATTTCGAGAAAGGGGAGGCAAATGGGAGTCAAGACGCATTAGAGGTGATCGACGCGGCTGCTATCGCTTGGAAATCCTTGAATTGA
- a CDS encoding alpha/beta fold hydrolase — protein sequence MTLEDRYLENEYYTQDEHGDFELFDLGDFELARGQTLRDAKLAYQTFGDLNDEKDNAILFPHMYSGTHRDMERFIGEDMAIDPTEYFVILPNQFGNGLSSSPHNTPPQDGGMGYFPDVMIEDDIRAQHKLITEQFGIEELQLVLGWSMGAQQTYEWIVRYPDMVKRAAPIAGTAKVTPHDQLFIEAHKEMIRSDPAWNEGFYTEPHAVHTGLRRHALIWSVMGLSTQFYHQSEQAWERAGFQSVDDFMANFFEDWFLPMDPNNLLTMATKWQHGDVSRNTDGDLEAALGRIEAKVYVMPFEENMFFPVRDCKYEETMIPDSEFRPIPSLWGHFTMFGVFDEDLETIDEHISDLLNESV from the coding sequence ATGACATTGGAAGACCGCTACCTCGAAAACGAGTACTACACACAGGACGAACACGGTGACTTCGAATTATTTGATCTCGGGGATTTCGAGCTCGCGCGTGGGCAAACGCTCCGAGATGCTAAACTCGCCTATCAGACGTTCGGCGACCTGAATGACGAGAAAGATAATGCCATCCTCTTTCCCCATATGTATTCTGGGACCCACCGGGATATGGAACGGTTTATCGGCGAAGACATGGCAATCGACCCGACAGAGTATTTTGTCATTCTCCCAAATCAGTTCGGGAACGGCCTTTCGTCGTCACCGCACAACACGCCGCCACAAGACGGTGGTATGGGCTATTTTCCGGATGTAATGATCGAGGACGACATCCGTGCCCAGCACAAACTCATCACGGAACAGTTTGGGATTGAAGAACTCCAACTCGTCCTTGGGTGGTCGATGGGTGCACAGCAGACCTACGAGTGGATCGTTCGGTATCCGGATATGGTCAAGCGAGCCGCTCCAATCGCTGGTACGGCCAAGGTCACACCACACGACCAGCTTTTTATCGAAGCCCACAAAGAGATGATCCGTTCAGACCCCGCGTGGAACGAGGGGTTTTATACGGAGCCGCACGCTGTCCACACGGGGCTGCGGCGACACGCTCTTATCTGGTCAGTTATGGGTCTAAGCACCCAGTTTTATCACCAGTCCGAACAGGCCTGGGAGCGGGCAGGATTCCAGTCAGTCGATGACTTCATGGCAAACTTCTTTGAGGACTGGTTCCTGCCAATGGACCCGAATAACCTACTCACGATGGCGACAAAATGGCAGCACGGCGACGTGAGTCGCAATACCGATGGCGATCTTGAAGCGGCGCTTGGCCGGATTGAAGCGAAAGTATACGTTATGCCTTTCGAGGAGAATATGTTTTTCCCGGTACGGGACTGCAAATACGAGGAGACGATGATTCCAGACAGTGAGTTCCGACCGATCCCTAGCTTGTGGGGTCATTTTACCATGTTTGGTGTGTTCGACGAGGATCTCGAAACGATCGATGAACATATCAGTGATCTCCTGAACGAATCAGTGTAA
- a CDS encoding arsenic resistance protein: MNVGDWLQRHQVTIYAASVVLAIGFGAGLPSAAPLFEQAITPVLAVLLYVTFLEIPFTRFRRAFTNTRFMTAALGMNFLVVPFVVYILTRFLPQEPVILLGVFMVLLTPCIDYVIAFTDLAEGNAEQVTATTPALLLVQFLLLPVYLWLFMGGQVADIISARPFIEAFLLLIALPLTLAWLTEVWAEHSETGQRWQDTLGWFPIPMMGATLLIVIASQLPRVEDSIGQIAAVVPIYVVFLAVMPLLGRLAAGLLHMGAGEARALVSTSVTRNSLVVLPLALALPARYNLVPAVVVTQTLVELTGMVVLTRVVPAWLVPTTPDPLSIPEFL, translated from the coding sequence ATGAATGTGGGCGACTGGCTCCAACGCCATCAGGTTACCATCTATGCCGCCAGCGTCGTTCTCGCCATCGGTTTCGGGGCCGGTCTCCCGTCGGCTGCCCCACTGTTTGAGCAGGCGATCACCCCCGTACTGGCTGTCCTCCTGTATGTCACTTTCCTTGAGATCCCCTTTACAAGGTTTCGTCGCGCGTTCACTAACACCCGGTTTATGACTGCCGCTCTCGGGATGAACTTCCTCGTTGTCCCGTTCGTCGTCTACATACTTACTCGATTCCTCCCACAGGAGCCGGTTATTCTCCTCGGGGTGTTCATGGTCCTGCTGACCCCATGTATCGACTACGTCATCGCCTTCACTGACCTCGCAGAGGGTAACGCCGAGCAAGTCACTGCTACAACGCCAGCACTTCTGCTCGTCCAGTTCCTTCTACTTCCGGTGTACTTGTGGCTATTTATGGGTGGACAAGTAGCCGACATCATCAGTGCAAGACCATTCATTGAGGCGTTCCTGCTTCTCATCGCGCTTCCGTTGACGCTCGCGTGGCTCACTGAAGTATGGGCAGAACACTCCGAGACTGGCCAACGATGGCAGGATACGCTGGGGTGGTTCCCTATCCCGATGATGGGTGCAACCCTACTGATCGTCATCGCCTCCCAGCTTCCTCGAGTCGAAGATTCGATTGGACAGATTGCTGCAGTCGTTCCCATCTATGTCGTCTTTCTCGCTGTCATGCCGCTCTTAGGACGCCTCGCTGCAGGACTTTTGCACATGGGCGCAGGTGAAGCCCGCGCACTCGTGTCCACTTCGGTGACAAGGAACTCGCTGGTCGTCCTCCCGCTGGCTCTCGCGTTGCCGGCGAGATACAACCTCGTGCCGGCGGTTGTCGTCACGCAGACGTTAGTTGAACTCACTGGAATGGTCGTGCTTACTCGCGTCGTGCCTGCATGGCTCGTTCCAACGACTCCGGACCCGCTCTCCATTCCTGAGTTCCTGTAG
- the tenA gene encoding thiaminase II: protein MSATDELSTIGDPIWKAILEHPMVTQLGEGTLDEEPFRYWVRQDYVYLIEYARVFAHGAAMAPDLERMGTFAELLDSTINTEMDLHRAYAETFGISEAELEATEPSPTTQGYTDFLVRTAATGTFGDLIAALLPCMWGFNVTGKRLAEQGRPDHEGYAEWIDMYAGEEFTELTEWCKDLMDDVWAESTPDERDRYRELFRTSARYEYRFWDAAWRQEAWSI from the coding sequence ATGAGCGCTACTGACGAACTGTCCACGATCGGGGATCCGATCTGGAAGGCGATCCTCGAGCATCCGATGGTCACCCAGCTTGGGGAGGGAACCCTCGACGAGGAGCCCTTCCGTTACTGGGTCCGCCAGGACTACGTCTATCTGATCGAGTACGCCCGCGTGTTCGCCCACGGCGCGGCGATGGCGCCGGACCTCGAGCGGATGGGGACCTTCGCGGAGTTGCTGGATTCGACGATCAACACCGAAATGGATCTGCACCGTGCCTATGCTGAGACCTTCGGGATCAGCGAGGCCGAACTCGAAGCGACTGAGCCGTCGCCGACGACACAGGGGTATACCGATTTCCTCGTCCGGACCGCAGCAACGGGGACCTTCGGTGACCTGATCGCCGCACTGCTGCCCTGTATGTGGGGGTTCAATGTCACCGGGAAGCGCTTGGCAGAGCAGGGCCGGCCCGACCACGAGGGGTACGCCGAGTGGATCGATATGTACGCCGGTGAGGAATTCACGGAACTCACCGAGTGGTGCAAGGACCTGATGGACGACGTGTGGGCCGAGTCGACCCCCGACGAACGCGACCGCTATCGTGAGCTGTTCCGGACCTCCGCACGTTACGAGTACCGCTTCTGGGACGCTGCTTGGCGACAGGAAGCGTGGTCGATATGA